Proteins encoded by one window of Companilactobacillus ginsenosidimutans:
- a CDS encoding DUF1858 domain-containing protein produces MSDKVIDFEVPIHSLAEDYPDFVDIMYSIGFTKIKVPGMLNTVGKIINLKKGSRAMGIPLDSIARAFQERGYELKNYDE; encoded by the coding sequence ATGAGTGATAAGGTAATCGATTTTGAAGTGCCGATTCATTCTTTGGCCGAGGATTACCCCGACTTCGTAGATATAATGTATTCAATCGGGTTCACCAAAATAAAAGTGCCCGGAATGTTAAATACAGTTGGGAAAATTATTAATCTTAAAAAGGGTTCAAGAGCTATGGGAATCCCTTTGGATTCTATTGCTCGAGCCTTTCAGGAAAGGGGCTATGAGCTGAAAAATTATGACGAATGA
- a CDS encoding ABC transporter ATP-binding protein: MSEIYTKNLSFAYDTEKIIDNVDLKVDDGQVLVILGPNGIGKSTLLACLSGLHDDYSGQIKLEDQELKQIPNRELSHRLALVSQGVNVKSGLNLYDYLLLGRSAFHSIFSQPDERDRQQVEHVLSQIGLAEYRDVSLQDMSGGQRQLAQIGRALVQEPKLLIMDEPTSALDYKNQILVLKLIKALSVIDISIIISTHDPNQAMMIGDSVGLLVDNQTYIQGKTEEILTEKYLTELYKTPIVSTFNEELDRNIFGTRMD; the protein is encoded by the coding sequence TTGTCTGAAATCTATACAAAGAATCTTAGTTTTGCCTATGACACTGAAAAAATTATTGATAATGTCGACTTGAAAGTAGACGATGGTCAAGTTTTGGTGATTTTAGGACCGAACGGTATCGGTAAGAGTACTCTTTTAGCTTGTTTAAGTGGCTTGCATGATGATTATTCAGGTCAGATAAAGCTTGAAGATCAAGAATTGAAGCAAATTCCGAACCGGGAACTTTCTCATCGGTTGGCATTGGTCAGTCAAGGTGTAAACGTTAAGAGTGGTCTGAATTTGTATGACTACTTGTTGCTCGGACGTAGTGCGTTTCATTCTATCTTCAGTCAGCCTGATGAACGTGATCGGCAACAAGTTGAGCATGTTTTATCGCAAATTGGCTTAGCTGAATATCGAGATGTTAGTTTGCAGGATATGTCTGGTGGTCAGAGGCAGTTAGCCCAGATTGGCCGGGCTTTGGTGCAAGAACCAAAATTGCTAATTATGGATGAACCAACTTCAGCATTAGATTATAAAAATCAAATTTTAGTTTTAAAACTTATAAAAGCCCTTTCAGTTATCGATATTTCAATTATAATAAGTACACATGATCCAAATCAGGCAATGATGATTGGTGATTCAGTGGGCTTGTTAGTTGATAACCAGACTTATATTCAAGGTAAGACTGAGGAAATCTTGACCGAAAAATATTTGACTGAACTATACAAGACTCCGATTGTTTCGACGTTTAACGAAGAATTAGACCGAAATATATTTGGGACGAGGATGGATTAA
- a CDS encoding MoaD/ThiS family protein has protein sequence MRIKLFSVLAEKIGPTIELDLPETFTAQNILERIKSLHPDYEDVLDQSLVAVNEEYTNDEKISLESVDEIAIIPPVSGG, from the coding sequence ATGAGAATCAAATTATTTTCAGTTTTAGCCGAGAAAATTGGTCCAACAATCGAATTAGATTTACCAGAGACGTTTACTGCTCAAAATATTTTGGAAAGAATTAAGTCACTTCATCCTGATTATGAGGATGTGCTTGACCAGTCATTAGTCGCAGTTAACGAGGAATACACTAATGATGAGAAAATTTCACTTGAGTCAGTTGATGAAATAGCAATAATTCCACCGGTAAGTGGTGGCTAG
- a CDS encoding ABC transporter substrate-binding protein, giving the protein MRNKKSIIIALLAVLLFVGVGVGSIQANTSAASNTRVVKDNKGKKVTIPKKVKRVADLWHANNPILLMLGGEKDLVATTQLIHDNKLLTKLYPSVKKQAVPFNGDSINTEELIAQKPDVVIGSDPAQIETIRKAGIPAVNSMFQDYKGMKKTVTLTGNILGGKAVKNAKIYNQQLTDDIEEVGNLTRGAGTPSVLHIVNKSDLTKVDGRKTIVDQWIKTAGGKNAIKSKGNMISVSAEEIIKSNPDIIIVGNTTSKKALKALKKDSRFKSLKAVKHNKVYGNPTCIFQWDRYSVESDLQLWWAASKIHPSEMKDFSVEQKTAAFYQAYFNHKFSKKQIKQILNGEVLK; this is encoded by the coding sequence ATGAGGAATAAAAAATCAATTATTATTGCGCTATTAGCAGTATTGTTATTTGTTGGTGTGGGCGTAGGTAGTATTCAAGCTAATACTTCTGCCGCGTCGAACACTCGAGTGGTTAAAGATAACAAAGGAAAGAAAGTTACTATTCCTAAAAAAGTTAAGCGTGTCGCTGATTTGTGGCATGCTAACAACCCAATTTTATTAATGTTGGGTGGGGAAAAAGACTTGGTTGCTACTACGCAATTGATTCACGACAACAAGCTTTTGACCAAGCTTTATCCTTCAGTTAAGAAACAAGCTGTACCATTCAATGGTGACAGTATTAATACGGAAGAATTGATTGCTCAAAAGCCTGATGTGGTAATTGGTTCAGACCCAGCTCAAATTGAAACTATCAGAAAAGCGGGTATCCCGGCTGTTAATTCTATGTTCCAAGATTATAAAGGAATGAAGAAAACGGTTACATTAACTGGTAATATATTAGGTGGCAAGGCTGTTAAAAATGCCAAGATTTATAACCAACAACTGACTGATGATATTGAAGAAGTTGGTAACTTAACTCGTGGCGCCGGTACACCGAGTGTATTGCACATTGTAAATAAGTCAGATTTGACCAAAGTCGACGGTCGTAAAACGATTGTTGATCAATGGATCAAGACTGCTGGTGGTAAAAATGCCATCAAGAGTAAGGGTAATATGATCTCAGTTTCTGCAGAAGAGATTATCAAATCAAATCCTGACATCATTATCGTCGGTAATACTACTAGTAAAAAAGCTTTAAAGGCGTTGAAGAAGGATTCTCGTTTCAAGTCGCTTAAAGCTGTTAAGCACAACAAAGTTTATGGTAACCCAACTTGTATTTTCCAATGGGATAGATACAGTGTGGAATCTGACCTTCAACTCTGGTGGGCCGCAAGTAAGATTCACCCATCTGAGATGAAAGATTTCAGTGTTGAGCAGAAGACTGCAGCATTTTACCAAGCTTACTTTAATCACAAATTTAGCAAGAAACAGATTAAACAAATTTTGAACGGGGAGGTGCTTAAATGA
- a CDS encoding metal-sulfur cluster assembly factor gives MEETENKQKNDEIMEALENVIDPELGIDIVNLGLIYGLEIEGSKCTVTMTLTTMGCPLSDMINNDIHQAVESVEGIDSCDINLVWYPIWDMSKMSRFAKIALGIHG, from the coding sequence ATGGAAGAAACTGAAAACAAACAAAAAAATGATGAAATCATGGAAGCTCTAGAAAACGTCATCGATCCCGAATTAGGAATCGATATCGTCAACCTTGGCTTGATTTACGGTCTTGAGATTGAAGGTTCAAAGTGTACCGTTACCATGACTTTAACTACCATGGGCTGCCCATTGAGTGACATGATCAACAATGATATTCATCAGGCTGTTGAGTCGGTTGAAGGAATTGACAGCTGTGATATTAATTTGGTTTGGTATCCGATTTGGGATATGAGTAAGATGAGTAGGTTTGCAAAGATTGCTCTTGGTATTCATGGATAG
- a CDS encoding molybdenum cofactor biosynthesis protein MoaE: MSLVKIVDKPIDVDTLTKSLIHNEFGGVDIFLGNIRQYTDDIETEKIEYTTYKSMAEKEMQKLADIVLAKGMDVVMVHRVGELQLGDVAVFIGVSAPHRAEAFENCQMLIDQLKHTVPIWKKEYDKDKIRWGGLEE, from the coding sequence ATGAGCCTCGTCAAAATTGTAGATAAACCGATTGATGTTGATACGCTGACGAAAAGTTTGATTCATAATGAATTTGGCGGTGTTGATATTTTCTTAGGCAATATTCGACAATACACTGACGACATCGAAACTGAAAAAATCGAGTACACGACTTACAAATCAATGGCTGAAAAGGAAATGCAAAAATTGGCCGATATTGTTTTGGCAAAAGGGATGGACGTGGTTATGGTTCATCGTGTTGGAGAATTACAGTTAGGTGACGTTGCAGTATTTATCGGAGTGTCGGCGCCACATCGAGCGGAAGCATTTGAAAATTGTCAGATGCTGATCGATCAGTTGAAACACACTGTGCCGATTTGGAAGAAAGAGTATGACAAAGACAAAATTCGCTGGGGAGGTCTTGAAGAATGA
- a CDS encoding nitrate/nitrite transporter, with protein MESKGKSYLALTMGTLAMMVCFMVWLCLSPLLDVILKNAGVQVSEFQRTFLLATPILLGSIMRIPMGIVSDRWGGKKTYIALMIFLIIPVLMMPRVHSYGMLIFTALLLGMAGTSFAIGVSYVTGFFPPEKQGLVLGIVAVGNIGTAFSVFFLPRLIKVMSLNGIFYLLVALLVLFTLLMLICPESKPNKDSTLGKSLSVAKEKDTWFLALFYFLTFGLFMSWSNLLPTFMSGLYSQSLVDAGIWAAVFAVIGTLLRPVGGYISDKVRPMTLLKYDFIGLIVVAIVLGIFLQSQGVFSTMIVLMGILVGVGNGIIFKMVPFVSSGNTGAVTGFVGAMGGLGGYFPPIVLGIIKQSTGGYSIGLYLIAVVAIICLVLLQKEYITGAHKIVK; from the coding sequence ATGGAAAGTAAAGGGAAATCGTATCTTGCTTTAACTATGGGAACATTAGCTATGATGGTCTGCTTCATGGTCTGGCTTTGTTTATCACCATTGCTTGATGTTATTTTGAAGAATGCCGGAGTTCAAGTCTCCGAATTTCAACGTACATTCTTGTTAGCTACACCAATTTTATTGGGATCAATTATGCGTATCCCAATGGGAATCGTTTCAGATAGATGGGGTGGTAAAAAAACTTATATCGCCTTGATGATATTCTTGATCATCCCAGTTTTGATGATGCCAAGAGTTCATTCTTACGGCATGCTAATTTTCACAGCCTTATTACTAGGAATGGCCGGAACATCATTTGCCATCGGTGTTTCGTATGTCACAGGATTTTTCCCACCAGAAAAACAAGGTTTGGTGTTAGGTATCGTTGCTGTTGGTAATATCGGTACCGCATTTTCAGTATTTTTCCTACCACGTTTAATTAAAGTTATGAGCTTGAACGGAATCTTCTATTTATTAGTAGCATTGCTAGTATTATTCACGCTGCTGATGCTAATTTGTCCTGAATCCAAGCCAAACAAAGACTCAACCTTGGGCAAATCTTTATCCGTTGCCAAAGAAAAGGATACTTGGTTCTTAGCACTATTTTATTTCTTAACATTCGGACTATTCATGTCATGGAGTAACTTACTTCCAACATTTATGTCAGGATTATACAGTCAATCACTAGTTGACGCCGGAATTTGGGCCGCAGTATTCGCTGTTATCGGAACATTGTTACGTCCAGTTGGTGGCTATATCTCTGATAAAGTCCGTCCAATGACTTTGCTAAAATATGATTTCATCGGATTAATTGTTGTCGCAATTGTGCTAGGAATTTTCCTTCAATCACAAGGAGTATTCTCAACAATGATCGTCTTAATGGGAATTTTAGTTGGGGTCGGAAATGGTATCATTTTCAAAATGGTCCCATTCGTATCATCAGGAAATACCGGTGCAGTTACTGGATTCGTTGGTGCCATGGGTGGTCTGGGTGGATATTTCCCACCAATCGTTTTAGGAATTATCAAACAATCTACCGGTGGCTACTCAATCGGATTGTATTTAATCGCCGTAGTTGCCATAATTTGTTTAGTACTATTACAAAAAGAATATATTACCGGCGCTCACAAGATTGTAAAGTAG